In one Leptogranulimonas caecicola genomic region, the following are encoded:
- the rpsT gene encoding 30S ribosomal protein S20 has product MANIKSQKKRIKTAEKARIRNKAVRSELKTAVKHVREAVEAGDAQLAQEKCNKACRLLDKAASKGIIHKNQAAERKSGCQKLVNTLS; this is encoded by the coding sequence GTGGCTAACATCAAGTCGCAGAAGAAGCGCATTAAGACCGCCGAGAAGGCACGCATCCGCAACAAGGCCGTCCGCTCTGAGCTGAAGACGGCTGTCAAGCACGTTCGCGAGGCTGTTGAGGCCGGCGACGCCCAGCTCGCTCAGGAGAAGTGCAACAAGGCTTGCCGTCTTCTGGACAAGGCTGCCAGCAAGGGCATCATTCACAAGAACCAGGCTGCCGAGCGCAAGAGCGGCTGCCAGAAGCTGGTGAACACCCTTAGCTAA
- a CDS encoding 1-deoxy-D-xylulose-5-phosphate synthase — protein sequence MYIETIDSPADLKAMSLDELEALAQEIRQALISRAKTQDEHLSANLGVVEATIALHYVFDSPRDTLVFDVSHQTYAHKMLTGRKEAFLDPAHYDDVSAFASPAESVHDPFIVGHTSTSVSLAAGIAHARDLAQGTGRVVAFIGDGSLSGGEAFEGLDLAAELGGNLVIVVNDNEMSIAPNHGGLYQNLAELRKTQGASANNYFKSLGLDYRYVEEGNSLAPLIEAFNQVKDATHPVVVHIHTTKGLGLEAAEKDPERYHHVRGLTASGEPHAQAMSWSDLTVSHLTELMEHDPQVVTVCAATPTGLGFTQDKREAIPAGQFVDVGIAEQTAVTFCAGLAQRGAKPVLCIYSTFLPRAADQLIQELCVNSLPVVILVDKGSVYGSGPVSHLGLQDMALLGNLPNMLYLAPANPQEYVSMMDWAVDYTQGPVAIKIPGGEPYQGDVSSKVVPSAQVALVGVGTFFSVAKEAAQALQAQGIQASLINPQVISDVSPQLAETLKAHKVIVTLEDGMIAGGYGAKVACALAATPTRVLVRAFESTYTDRMDPQDRISQARLTAAQIVADALEALHS from the coding sequence ATGTACATCGAGACCATCGATTCTCCAGCAGACCTCAAAGCGATGTCTTTGGATGAGCTTGAGGCACTGGCCCAAGAGATTCGCCAGGCGCTGATTTCTCGAGCTAAGACGCAAGACGAGCATCTAAGCGCCAATTTGGGCGTGGTAGAGGCTACCATTGCGCTTCATTACGTGTTTGATTCACCTCGGGATACCTTGGTGTTTGACGTCTCCCATCAAACCTATGCCCACAAGATGCTCACCGGGCGCAAAGAGGCCTTCTTGGATCCGGCCCACTATGACGATGTGTCGGCTTTTGCGAGCCCGGCTGAGTCTGTCCATGATCCTTTCATTGTGGGACATACCTCCACCTCGGTGTCGTTGGCCGCAGGTATCGCTCATGCCCGAGATCTGGCGCAGGGCACAGGTAGGGTAGTGGCGTTTATCGGCGACGGATCGCTCTCGGGCGGGGAGGCCTTCGAGGGCCTGGATCTGGCGGCCGAGCTTGGCGGCAACCTCGTCATAGTGGTGAACGACAACGAGATGTCCATCGCCCCCAACCACGGCGGCCTCTACCAAAACCTGGCAGAACTCAGAAAGACCCAAGGCGCCTCGGCCAACAATTACTTCAAAAGCTTGGGATTGGACTATCGCTACGTGGAGGAGGGCAACTCCCTCGCACCGCTCATCGAGGCTTTTAACCAGGTCAAAGACGCCACCCATCCAGTGGTGGTGCATATCCACACCACCAAGGGCTTGGGTCTTGAGGCCGCCGAGAAGGACCCCGAGCGCTACCACCACGTGCGCGGGCTCACCGCTTCTGGCGAACCGCATGCGCAGGCCATGAGCTGGAGCGACCTCACCGTGTCTCATCTCACAGAACTTATGGAGCACGATCCCCAGGTGGTCACTGTATGTGCGGCTACCCCTACTGGCCTGGGCTTCACTCAGGACAAACGCGAGGCCATCCCCGCTGGTCAATTTGTGGACGTGGGCATCGCCGAGCAAACCGCCGTCACCTTTTGCGCAGGCCTCGCCCAGCGAGGCGCCAAGCCGGTGCTCTGCATCTACTCCACCTTCTTGCCCCGTGCGGCAGACCAGCTTATCCAAGAGCTCTGCGTAAACTCGCTGCCTGTGGTGATTCTGGTGGACAAAGGCTCGGTTTATGGGTCTGGCCCCGTCTCTCATCTGGGCCTTCAAGACATGGCGCTCTTGGGCAACCTGCCCAACATGCTCTATCTGGCGCCTGCCAATCCTCAGGAGTACGTGTCCATGATGGATTGGGCGGTGGACTACACCCAAGGCCCTGTGGCTATCAAAATTCCTGGTGGCGAGCCCTATCAAGGAGATGTCTCCAGCAAGGTAGTCCCAAGCGCCCAGGTGGCGCTGGTGGGCGTGGGCACGTTCTTTTCGGTAGCCAAAGAGGCCGCTCAGGCGCTACAGGCTCAAGGCATCCAGGCGTCGCTCATCAACCCTCAAGTGATCTCCGACGTGTCGCCCCAGCTTGCAGAGACGCTCAAGGCGCATAAGGTGATTGTGACGCTCGAAGACGGCATGATCGCCGGCGGCTATGGGGCCAAGGTGGCCTGTGCGCTGGCGGCTACCCCTACGCGGGTGCTCGTACGCGCCTTCGAGTCCACCTATACTGACCGAATGGATCCCCAAGACCGCATTTCGCAGGCACGCCTCACGGCCGCGCAAATTGTAGCCGACGCCCTTGAGGCCCTGCACTCATAA
- a CDS encoding proline--tRNA ligase has protein sequence MSALYAPTLKEDPADADLASHRLLLRAGMIRKTAAGLYSYLPLAWRSLQKIEAIVRDEMDTHGAQELLMPILTPAELWEESGRWDVYGPELMRISDRHERAFALGPTHEETITDLVKGELRSYKQLPVNLYQIQDKFRDELRPRFGLMRGREFIMKDAYSFDADVEGMKRTYDQMYDAYSGVCDRCRIQAVPVDADSGQIGGSGSIEFMALSESGEASLVYCECGYAADEEAATALITVTDGPETHNHELELLDTPNVHTIDELAAFLDVPASSTRKAIALVDGEGDPVVCIIPGDHELNEIKAEHAFGSYHLMTDEELESFGLYKGCIGPVGLPEGIRCICDIALKESLNWVVGANKPESHYLGARPERDFTPDAWEDLASAQAGDGCPVCGKPLSAARGIEMGQIFQLGDKYSRALNATFLDKDGKEQYFQMGCYGIGVSRTLAAIVEQHHDDSGIAWPVSVAPFEVEVLALDINDDVVWPAAMGVCDQLVDAGIQTLLDDRKERPGVKFNDADLLGLPYQIIFGKRAVANGVCELKDRATGERTELPIADVAAHVASLVIPQRA, from the coding sequence ATGAGCGCCCTCTATGCGCCCACTTTAAAAGAGGATCCTGCGGATGCAGACTTGGCGAGCCACAGGTTGCTGCTGCGCGCAGGCATGATACGCAAAACGGCAGCTGGACTCTACAGTTATCTGCCGTTGGCCTGGCGCTCACTGCAAAAGATCGAGGCCATTGTGCGCGACGAGATGGACACCCACGGCGCTCAAGAACTGCTCATGCCTATCCTCACTCCCGCAGAGCTTTGGGAAGAGTCGGGGCGTTGGGATGTGTACGGTCCCGAGCTTATGCGCATTTCCGATCGCCATGAGCGCGCCTTTGCCTTAGGTCCTACCCACGAGGAGACCATCACCGATCTGGTAAAGGGGGAGCTTCGCAGCTACAAACAGCTGCCGGTGAACCTCTATCAAATCCAGGACAAGTTCCGCGACGAGCTTCGTCCTCGCTTTGGCCTTATGCGTGGCCGCGAGTTCATCATGAAGGATGCCTACTCCTTCGACGCAGACGTCGAAGGCATGAAGCGCACCTACGACCAGATGTATGACGCCTACTCCGGCGTGTGCGACCGCTGCCGCATCCAGGCAGTGCCCGTGGATGCGGATTCCGGCCAGATCGGCGGCTCGGGTTCCATCGAGTTCATGGCCCTTTCTGAGTCTGGCGAGGCGTCGCTGGTCTACTGCGAATGCGGCTACGCTGCCGATGAGGAAGCGGCCACCGCGCTCATCACCGTCACCGACGGCCCGGAGACCCACAATCATGAGCTGGAGCTCTTGGATACCCCCAACGTCCACACCATTGACGAGCTGGCAGCATTCCTCGATGTCCCGGCTTCGAGCACCCGCAAGGCCATCGCGCTGGTAGATGGCGAGGGCGATCCTGTGGTGTGCATCATTCCCGGAGATCATGAGCTCAACGAGATCAAGGCTGAGCACGCCTTTGGCTCATATCACCTCATGACCGACGAGGAGCTGGAGAGTTTTGGTCTTTACAAGGGTTGCATTGGCCCCGTGGGGCTGCCTGAGGGCATTCGCTGCATCTGCGACATTGCCCTCAAGGAATCCCTTAACTGGGTGGTGGGCGCCAATAAGCCCGAGTCCCACTATCTTGGCGCCCGTCCTGAGCGCGACTTCACTCCCGATGCCTGGGAGGACTTGGCGAGCGCCCAAGCCGGCGATGGCTGCCCGGTATGCGGGAAGCCCTTATCGGCAGCCCGTGGTATCGAGATGGGCCAGATCTTCCAATTGGGCGACAAATACAGCCGCGCCCTCAACGCCACCTTCCTGGACAAGGACGGCAAAGAGCAGTACTTCCAGATGGGGTGCTACGGCATTGGCGTGAGCCGCACGCTGGCTGCCATCGTTGAACAGCATCATGACGACTCTGGAATTGCATGGCCGGTATCGGTGGCGCCCTTCGAGGTGGAGGTGCTCGCGCTCGACATCAACGACGATGTGGTGTGGCCCGCCGCCATGGGCGTGTGCGACCAGCTGGTCGACGCCGGCATCCAAACCCTGCTGGACGACCGCAAGGAGCGTCCGGGCGTCAAGTTCAACGATGCCGACCTTCTGGGCCTGCCTTACCAGATCATCTTTGGCAAGCGCGCGGTGGCCAACGGCGTCTGCGAGCTCAAGGATCGCGCCACTGGCGAGCGCACTGAGCTTCCCATCGCCGACGTCGCCGCCCACGTGGCATCGCTGGTCATCCCTCAGCGCGCCTAA
- the ispG gene encoding flavodoxin-dependent (E)-4-hydroxy-3-methylbut-2-enyl-diphosphate synthase, translating to MEDLRPTPAQAAIIAHPALAEKSSPQPPASHSAAEAPFCRDLTRPVFVGGVQVGGGAPVAVQSMTNTKTQDPQATLAQIHALAEAGCEIVRVAVPTKDALDGFGEICTQSPLPVVADIHFDHRLAIEAIARGASAIRINPGNIGSWDKVDAVIDAAGNASVPIRIGVNAGSLDPAIDAREDLTQPQKLTQSAVSFVRHFEERGFTSIVLSAKTHSVPSTIKANRELARVLPHVPLHLGVTEAGTLQAGTIKNTSALSMLLAEGIGDTIRVSLTADPLEEIGVAWSILQVLGLRRRSPEIVSCPTCGRCQIDLIGLASEVEERLKSVKAPISVAVMGCVVNGPGEAKAADIGIAGGRGQGLLIAGGEVVGKVPEDRIVDALMEEIETRFSANDQS from the coding sequence GTGGAAGACCTTCGTCCCACACCTGCTCAGGCAGCGATCATCGCCCATCCTGCCCTTGCCGAGAAATCCTCTCCTCAGCCTCCTGCATCTCATTCAGCGGCAGAGGCGCCCTTCTGCCGTGACCTCACGCGCCCGGTATTTGTGGGTGGGGTGCAGGTAGGGGGAGGGGCACCGGTGGCGGTGCAGTCCATGACCAACACCAAAACCCAGGATCCTCAGGCTACGCTGGCGCAAATTCATGCGCTGGCAGAGGCAGGCTGTGAGATTGTCCGCGTGGCAGTGCCTACCAAAGATGCCCTGGACGGCTTTGGCGAGATCTGTACTCAGAGTCCGCTGCCGGTAGTGGCAGACATCCATTTTGACCACCGCTTGGCTATTGAAGCCATTGCCCGTGGCGCTTCTGCCATTCGCATCAATCCCGGAAACATTGGCTCCTGGGACAAAGTGGATGCGGTAATCGATGCGGCCGGCAACGCTTCTGTGCCCATTCGTATAGGTGTGAATGCCGGCTCGCTCGACCCTGCCATCGATGCCCGCGAAGATCTCACTCAACCCCAAAAGCTCACTCAAAGTGCGGTGTCCTTTGTCCGCCACTTTGAAGAGCGTGGGTTTACCTCCATCGTTCTTTCGGCCAAGACCCACTCGGTGCCCTCCACCATCAAAGCCAACCGCGAATTGGCTCGAGTGCTGCCTCATGTCCCTTTGCACCTAGGCGTTACCGAGGCAGGCACGCTGCAAGCGGGCACCATCAAAAACACCAGCGCTCTGTCAATGCTTTTGGCAGAGGGCATCGGGGATACCATTCGCGTTTCGCTCACTGCAGACCCGCTGGAAGAGATCGGTGTCGCCTGGTCCATCCTTCAGGTGTTGGGCCTTAGGCGCCGGTCGCCAGAGATCGTGAGCTGCCCTACCTGCGGGCGTTGCCAGATCGATCTTATCGGCTTGGCCTCTGAGGTAGAGGAGCGTCTCAAGAGTGTGAAAGCTCCCATATCGGTGGCAGTCATGGGCTGCGTGGTCAACGGGCCTGGCGAGGCAAAAGCAGCCGATATAGGCATTGCAGGAGGTCGAGGCCAAGGCTTGCTCATCGCCGGAGGCGAGGTGGTGGGCAAGGTGCCAGAAGATCGCATCGTGGATGCCCTGATGGAAGAGATCGAGACGCGTTTTTCTGCCAACGATCAATCCTAG
- a CDS encoding site-2 protease family protein, producing the protein MLAGLGGAVSAIIWGLLLLSVLVFVHEGGHFLAARILGIRVKEFFLGMPCRFRLAKASRRYGTVYGVTPILLGGYTMVCGMEGEESPYLAQALARVMKHGRVSVAQVAREVGCTPAEAGDALMTLTDWGSIEPFEPQQDDTLPASASSEDPDATAAEKDFFQTLARDPRLLTCYDKGHDFDASGTTQAGEPHPIDDPAAFLAHERAHTYLAHGFWGRTFVLVSGVTINILCGLLLVVLVLTLWGVTTSTNEPVLGAVVEGSPAAQAGLVAGDRMVSVNGTPTDTWEAFALQLQEAIDQGSSMDISYEHDGQQRSVTVMADPETQCIGVQAQTQQVRLGLGEALSYAANYVATTAIYISQLFQPAHFSQVIENSSSVVGISVMASQAASQGLASFAILAAAVSLSLGFMNLLPIPPLDGGKIVIEAIQAIRKKPVSLKLQSTVSMVGIALFMLLFFVLLRQDIIRFVFGG; encoded by the coding sequence ATGCTAGCGGGATTGGGGGGAGCGGTCTCCGCGATCATCTGGGGTCTGCTGCTGCTATCTGTTCTGGTCTTTGTCCATGAAGGCGGCCATTTTCTGGCCGCGCGCATCCTGGGCATCCGCGTCAAAGAGTTCTTCTTGGGCATGCCCTGTCGCTTTAGGCTGGCAAAAGCCTCCAGGCGCTACGGCACCGTCTATGGCGTAACCCCCATTCTGCTGGGCGGCTACACCATGGTGTGTGGCATGGAGGGCGAAGAGAGCCCCTATCTGGCTCAGGCGCTGGCCCGTGTCATGAAGCACGGGCGCGTCTCGGTAGCCCAGGTAGCTCGCGAGGTGGGCTGCACTCCCGCAGAGGCGGGCGACGCCCTCATGACCCTCACAGACTGGGGTTCCATCGAGCCCTTCGAGCCTCAACAGGACGATACGCTTCCAGCATCTGCCAGCTCTGAAGACCCCGATGCCACTGCTGCCGAGAAGGACTTCTTCCAAACCCTGGCCCGCGATCCTCGGCTCCTCACCTGCTACGACAAGGGCCATGACTTTGACGCCTCTGGCACCACCCAGGCAGGCGAGCCTCATCCCATCGATGATCCGGCGGCTTTTCTGGCTCACGAGCGCGCACATACCTATCTGGCCCATGGCTTTTGGGGCCGCACCTTTGTGCTGGTGAGCGGTGTAACCATCAATATTTTATGCGGACTGCTGCTGGTGGTACTGGTGCTTACCCTTTGGGGTGTGACTACCTCTACCAACGAGCCTGTACTGGGAGCAGTTGTAGAAGGGTCGCCGGCGGCTCAGGCAGGGCTTGTGGCAGGGGATCGCATGGTCTCTGTCAATGGCACTCCTACAGACACGTGGGAAGCCTTTGCGCTCCAACTGCAAGAGGCCATCGATCAGGGAAGCTCCATGGACATCTCCTATGAGCACGATGGCCAGCAGCGCTCTGTGACAGTGATGGCAGACCCTGAGACCCAGTGTATTGGCGTCCAGGCGCAAACTCAGCAAGTGCGTCTAGGTCTTGGCGAGGCACTCTCTTACGCTGCCAACTATGTGGCCACTACCGCGATCTACATCTCCCAGCTCTTCCAACCGGCACACTTCTCCCAGGTCATCGAGAATTCTTCCTCGGTGGTGGGCATCTCGGTCATGGCCAGCCAAGCGGCGAGCCAAGGATTGGCTTCCTTCGCCATTTTGGCCGCTGCCGTCTCTCTGAGCCTGGGCTTCATGAACCTTTTGCCCATCCCTCCCTTGGACGGAGGCAAGATCGTCATCGAGGCTATCCAGGCCATCCGCAAGAAACCGGTGTCTCTCAAGCTCCAAAGCACCGTCTCTATGGTGGGTATCGCCCTCTTCATGCTGCTGTTCTTCGTGCTCTTGCGCCAAGACATCATCCGATTTGTCTTTGGAGGCTAA
- the dxr gene encoding 1-deoxy-D-xylulose-5-phosphate reductoisomerase → MNIIDDRALVRRKKPLRVAILGSTGSIGTQALDVCAQHSDKVQVVALAAATRTAELVDQACKFHPRVVAVADKAHAQDGALDNLPSGCELLSGPDGVTELCQRDDVDCVLVSVVGEAGIYAAYAALAAHKIVALANKESLVAGGDLLMPMAAPGKLIPVDSEHSAIFQCLQGANSKELARIWLTCSGGPFYGWDAQKLAEVTAQRALAHPTWSMGPKITIDSATLMNKGLEVIEAHHLFDVPVDDIQVLIHPQSKVHSMVEFCDGSTIAQLGPSDMRIAIQYAFSYPDRWEAPCPDVDWRDAGSLTFGSPDTSVFRCLALALEAGRAGGTLPCAMNAANEVANGAFRNGVIGFTDIASVVESVIDTTQVEPVVSLEQISQVDSAARQQARKVIGGLSC, encoded by the coding sequence GTGAATATCATCGATGACCGCGCACTCGTGAGACGTAAGAAGCCTCTGCGCGTTGCCATCCTGGGAAGCACCGGGTCCATTGGAACCCAGGCCCTGGATGTCTGTGCTCAGCATTCGGATAAAGTGCAGGTGGTGGCCCTTGCCGCTGCCACTCGCACTGCAGAGCTGGTAGATCAAGCTTGTAAGTTCCATCCCCGGGTTGTTGCGGTGGCAGACAAGGCCCATGCGCAAGACGGCGCGTTGGATAACTTGCCCTCTGGTTGCGAGCTGCTGTCGGGGCCTGACGGAGTTACCGAGCTCTGCCAGCGCGACGACGTGGATTGCGTGCTCGTCTCTGTTGTGGGCGAAGCCGGCATTTATGCGGCTTATGCAGCACTGGCGGCACACAAAATCGTGGCTTTGGCCAACAAAGAGTCCTTGGTGGCAGGCGGCGACCTGCTCATGCCCATGGCTGCCCCCGGCAAGCTCATCCCGGTAGACTCTGAGCACTCGGCCATCTTCCAGTGTCTCCAAGGTGCTAATTCTAAAGAGCTTGCGCGCATCTGGCTCACCTGCTCGGGTGGTCCATTCTATGGCTGGGACGCCCAAAAGCTCGCAGAGGTCACCGCTCAGAGGGCGCTGGCCCATCCCACCTGGTCCATGGGGCCAAAGATCACCATTGACTCGGCCACTCTCATGAACAAGGGCTTAGAGGTCATCGAGGCCCATCATCTCTTTGACGTGCCGGTGGATGACATTCAAGTGCTTATCCATCCTCAATCAAAGGTTCATTCTATGGTGGAGTTTTGCGACGGCTCCACCATCGCTCAGTTGGGCCCCTCGGACATGCGCATTGCCATTCAGTACGCCTTTTCCTATCCAGATCGCTGGGAGGCGCCGTGCCCTGATGTGGATTGGCGCGACGCGGGCTCCCTTACCTTTGGCTCGCCTGATACTAGCGTATTCCGCTGCTTGGCTTTGGCGCTCGAGGCAGGCCGGGCTGGGGGCACGCTGCCTTGTGCTATGAATGCGGCCAATGAAGTGGCTAATGGCGCATTTAGAAATGGCGTCATTGGCTTTACCGACATCGCCTCGGTAGTGGAGTCTGTCATAGACACCACCCAGGTAGAGCCGGTAGTCTCGCTGGAGCAAATCTCACAGGTGGACTCCGCTGCACGCCAGCAAGCCCGCAAGGTCATCGGAGGTCTCTCATGCTAG
- a CDS encoding phosphatidate cytidylyltransferase → MIDPSDSRSQPKPDIPDAEKTEGLDTAIHHYEQNRERRETLRLEGATRSSKVRRLSEKMLTRTLSGILYSIVVIICLFWGAIPTALLFSAMAWLCCSEFFRMSRMMGRMPNELIGLAAAVAFALSPLFPPLTLTAIFSVLVLATGVWYVWTARASVSDAAVTVFAPIYTGYLLSAVTSIRLMHGSATYFGVSAEAVLCFGVIASIWMNDAVAYLVGSRWGSHRMAPKISPHKTWEGFAGGIVGSIGVWLLMYAIHLPGVSLPIALLGGVGVGTIGVIGDLFESRLKRSAGVKDSGNFIPGHGGMLDRTDSILFGVMTAYFILRLGGLA, encoded by the coding sequence GTGATCGATCCCTCTGATTCCCGCTCTCAGCCAAAACCGGATATTCCAGATGCCGAGAAGACCGAAGGCCTCGATACTGCCATTCATCACTATGAGCAAAATCGCGAGCGTCGGGAGACTCTGAGACTTGAGGGTGCCACCCGCTCCAGCAAGGTCCGCAGGCTCTCAGAAAAGATGCTCACCCGTACTCTCTCGGGCATTCTCTATTCCATCGTGGTGATTATCTGCCTCTTTTGGGGAGCCATTCCCACGGCTTTGCTCTTCTCGGCAATGGCTTGGCTTTGCTGCTCGGAGTTTTTCCGCATGTCTCGCATGATGGGTCGTATGCCCAACGAACTCATTGGTCTGGCGGCTGCGGTAGCCTTCGCGCTTTCGCCGCTGTTCCCGCCGCTTACGCTCACCGCCATCTTTTCTGTGTTGGTGTTGGCCACGGGCGTGTGGTACGTGTGGACAGCGAGGGCTTCGGTATCCGATGCTGCAGTCACCGTCTTTGCTCCAATCTACACGGGCTATCTGCTGAGCGCTGTCACCAGCATTCGACTCATGCACGGTAGCGCCACCTACTTTGGCGTGAGTGCCGAGGCAGTGCTTTGCTTTGGGGTCATTGCCTCTATCTGGATGAACGATGCGGTGGCCTACCTTGTGGGATCTCGCTGGGGGAGCCATCGCATGGCTCCAAAGATCAGCCCTCATAAAACTTGGGAGGGCTTTGCCGGCGGCATCGTGGGGTCCATTGGGGTATGGCTGCTTATGTATGCCATTCATTTGCCTGGAGTGAGCCTTCCCATCGCCCTGTTGGGGGGTGTGGGTGTAGGAACCATCGGTGTCATCGGCGACCTCTTTGAGTCCAGGCTCAAGCGCTCGGCAGGCGTCAAAGATTCAGGCAATTTCATCCCTGGCCATGGCGGCATGCTCGATCGCACCGATTCCATTCTTTTTGGCGTAATGACTGCTTATTTCATTCTTCGTTTGGGAGGCCTCGCGTGA
- a CDS encoding isoprenyl transferase, with amino-acid sequence MQPKAEELELHYAEAPQDISLADIDLDHLPAHISIIMDGNGRWATKQGLKRAAGHMAGVDALREIITSCVRLGIDVLSAYAFSTENWHRPQEEVDMLMHLFATTLINELPLFDQENVKLVFLGDLTSLPQETRDVFQEGLDHTSDHTGMVLALAVNYGSRAEIARAARELALEVVNGERDANSIDPEAIASHLYTAGLPDPDLLIRTSGELRLSNYLLFQLAYSEFYITPVLWPDFDRWDLLRAIASFQGRDRRFGGVEEA; translated from the coding sequence GTGCAGCCTAAGGCAGAAGAGCTGGAGCTTCACTACGCAGAGGCTCCCCAAGACATTTCGCTGGCAGATATCGATCTCGATCATCTGCCAGCTCATATTTCTATCATCATGGACGGCAACGGGCGCTGGGCTACCAAGCAAGGACTCAAGCGCGCAGCTGGCCATATGGCAGGCGTCGATGCGTTGCGTGAGATCATCACCTCTTGCGTGCGTTTGGGCATCGACGTGCTGAGCGCCTATGCGTTTTCCACTGAGAACTGGCATAGACCTCAAGAAGAGGTGGATATGCTTATGCACCTCTTTGCCACCACGCTCATCAACGAGTTGCCGCTCTTTGACCAGGAGAACGTCAAGCTCGTCTTTTTGGGTGACCTTACCTCGCTGCCGCAAGAGACTCGCGATGTGTTCCAAGAGGGACTCGACCACACTAGCGACCACACAGGCATGGTGCTGGCCTTGGCGGTGAACTACGGTTCGCGAGCAGAGATTGCCCGTGCTGCCCGCGAGCTTGCCTTAGAGGTGGTCAATGGCGAGCGCGATGCCAACTCCATCGATCCAGAAGCTATTGCTTCTCATCTCTACACCGCAGGGCTTCCAGACCCGGATCTGCTCATTCGCACCTCCGGCGAGCTGCGGCTCTCCAACTATCTGCTGTTCCAACTAGCCTATTCAGAGTTTTATATCACACCCGTGCTCTGGCCCGACTTTGATCGCTGGGATCTCTTGCGCGCCATCGCATCTTTCCAGGGTCGAGACCGGCGTTTCGGGGGAGTGGAAGAGGCGTGA
- the frr gene encoding ribosome recycling factor: MSDIMSVTESKMDKCLDALKANFAKERTGRANPHVLDSIMVDYYGVETPVTQLAGVKVPEATMLLVEPWDKSVLNAIEKAIRNSDLGINPSNDGVAIRLPFPAPTEERRRELVKACKGYAEEARVAVRNVRRDANAKIERDEENSEDGVRREQAAVQKLTDSYIKKIDELLKTKEAEVMEI, from the coding sequence ATGAGCGACATTATGTCTGTGACCGAGTCCAAGATGGACAAGTGCCTAGATGCCCTCAAGGCCAACTTCGCCAAAGAGCGCACGGGCCGTGCCAACCCCCATGTGCTCGATAGCATCATGGTGGACTACTATGGCGTAGAGACCCCTGTGACCCAGCTGGCTGGCGTCAAGGTGCCTGAGGCCACCATGCTTTTGGTGGAGCCCTGGGACAAGTCGGTCCTCAATGCCATCGAGAAGGCCATTCGTAATTCGGACCTAGGCATCAACCCCAGCAATGACGGTGTGGCCATCCGCCTGCCCTTCCCGGCTCCCACCGAGGAGCGCCGCCGCGAGCTGGTCAAGGCCTGCAAGGGCTACGCAGAGGAAGCTCGTGTGGCAGTGCGCAATGTGCGCCGCGACGCCAATGCAAAGATCGAGCGCGACGAGGAAAACTCTGAGGATGGTGTGCGCCGCGAGCAGGCAGCCGTCCAAAAGCTCACCGATTCCTACATCAAGAAGATCGACGAGTTGCTCAAGACTAAAGAAGCCGAGGTCATGGAGATCTAA
- the pyrH gene encoding UMP kinase — translation MDTTALSTQKDDRYKYHRVLLKLSGEALMGQGDYGIDSAMLEHLAQEIKSIYDDGIQIGIVVGGGNIFRGMAGAASGMDRAQADYMGMLATVMNALALQDAFEKAGMTTRVMSAIEMHEVAETYIRRRAIRHLEKGRVVIFAAGTGNPYFTTDTAAALRACEIDADCLMKATKVDGIYDKDPMKHQDAVRFDEISYRDVLAKNLKVMDATATALSQDNDMPIIVFNIDDEHVFKKALLGEMVGTTVVGEETL, via the coding sequence GTGGATACCACTGCTCTTTCGACTCAAAAAGACGATCGCTACAAATATCATCGCGTGCTTCTTAAACTCTCTGGCGAGGCCCTTATGGGGCAAGGCGACTACGGCATCGACTCAGCCATGCTTGAACACCTCGCTCAAGAGATCAAATCCATCTATGACGATGGCATCCAAATTGGCATCGTCGTAGGCGGAGGCAATATCTTCCGCGGAATGGCCGGTGCCGCCTCCGGTATGGATCGCGCACAGGCAGACTATATGGGCATGTTGGCCACGGTGATGAATGCTTTGGCCTTGCAGGACGCCTTTGAGAAGGCGGGCATGACCACTCGTGTCATGAGCGCTATTGAGATGCATGAGGTGGCAGAAACCTATATTCGCCGTCGTGCCATCAGGCATCTAGAGAAGGGCCGCGTGGTGATATTTGCCGCCGGTACCGGCAATCCCTATTTCACCACCGATACCGCAGCTGCCCTGCGCGCCTGCGAGATCGACGCAGATTGCCTTATGAAGGCTACCAAGGTTGACGGCATCTATGATAAAGACCCTATGAAACATCAGGATGCCGTGCGCTTCGATGAGATTAGCTATAGGGACGTGCTTGCTAAAAACCTTAAGGTGATGGATGCCACCGCAACCGCTTTGAGCCAAGACAACGATATGCCTATCATTGTCTTCAACATTGATGACGAGCATGTCTTCAAAAAGGCCCTGTTGGGCGAGATGGTTGGAACCACTGTGGTGGGGGAGGAGACCCTCTAA